From the Candidatus Eisenbacteria bacterium genome, the window AAACTACAGACCCATCTGAGATCTTTGGCACGATCGCGATTAATCTTAATCCAGATAGTATAAATGCACTGTGGACGTTAACTGGCCCAAACAACTATGAAGAAGATGGCAATGTTGACACGCTTCTGTCAAATATGAAAATAGGTGATTACACAGTGACGTGGGGTGATATAACCGGTTGGGCTACTCCTTTAAGCGAGATGAAGTCTTTGGTTTCAGACTCAATGGTTACGTTTTCCGGGGATTATATAGAAAATTCTGGTGTGATTTTCATTGTCATTGATTCAGCCATAGATGAGTCGTATATGCCTTGGACACTCACTGGACCCAACAATTACAGCCTGGACGAAATCGGTGATATGACTTTGGGCGGTCTGGCATTTGGTGACTATACAATAACATGGCTACCAGTTTTGGGGTGGGTAGAGCCTGCAAGCGAGACGAAGACGCTTCTGCCAGATTCCACCTTAGTATTCATTGGAAACTATGTTGAGGATACCGGAGTGATTTTCATCGATCCCTCGCCCGATTACATCGAGGCACCGTGGAGCCTTGTTGGTCCTAACTGGTATCGAAACAGTAGCAATGGTGACACGACACTTGTTGATCTTGAGTATGGATACTATGCCATCATATGGGAAGAATTACCTGGCTGGATATCGCCCCCAAGCGAGAACAAGACGCTAGTTGCTGATTCATCCCTAACATTTAAAGGATTATACATCCAAAATATCGGGACAATAATAGTTGATTCCTCTCCAGATGATATCGATGCGCCTTGGAGTTTATCGGGTCCTCACGGATACCAAGAAGTCAGTAGCGGCGACCAAACATTTCACGAACTTGATACGGGTGAGTATACGATAACCTGGTTAGAAGTTGACGGATGGATTACACCCGATCAGGAATCAGAGACACTCGATCTTGTGGATACACTGGTGTTTTCTGGAAATTATATCGTCGATTCGGGCGCGGTTGTTGTCAACCCGCACCCCACTTGGTTAAATGCGCAATGGGTTTTAAACGGTCCCGATGATGGAGTCTGGAGTGGGGAAGGAGCAATGACTTTCCCGGATATGGTTTCCGGTGACTATATTATCTCGTGGGACGACATTGGCGGTTGGATTACCCCATTTAGGAATACAGAACTAACATTAATCGCTGGTGATACATTGACATTCGAAGGAATCTACATCGAAGAATATCCGGGCCCTAGTCCACCACCAATGATACAGGTGTCGGCAGGTAGCTTCATCATGGGTGATGGATATTCATACTGCGGTGAAGACGAACGCGAGGTGACGCTGACGCGCGATTTCTATTTAGGTCAGCATGAGGTGACAAACCAGGAGTACTTGGAAGCGCTCCAGTGGGCATATGACCATGGGCATGTAACGGTTGCGGACAGTTGGGTCTTGGACAACCTGGATTGGGGCAGTCTGCCCCTCCTGGTTATTGACGGTACCAATACCGAAATCCTGTTTGATGGTGCTGGGACATTTTATTTGCGTGAATCACAATCGTATGAGGCGCAGGATGCCTATCCTGAGGGATATGATCCATCCAATCACCCAGTAAAATTGGTAAGTTGGTATGGTGCGGCGCGATATTGCGACTGGCTGAATCTGCTTGAGGGACTTCCTCGGGCTTATGAGCACACAGGCGACTGGTCCTGCAATGGGGGAGATCCATACGGCGTGGAAGGCTACCGCCTCCCAACAGATGCGGAGTGGGAATTTGCGGCTCAGTTCGATGATGGGCGAATCTATCCATGGGGGAATGAGGACCCGGATTGCAGTCAAGCGAACTACATACTGGTTTGGCCCACAACCTGTGTTGGCTGGACTGCTCCGGTAGGGAGCTATCCGGATGCCCCGGGGGCTCTGGGCCTGTCCGATATGGCGGGAAATGTGCACGAGTGGTGCAATGACGGGCACGAGTGCATGCTGGGGACGAATCCGGAAGTAGATCCGCTAGGTCCGACCGGTAAGATTAATCGCGTCCACCGTGGTGGTAGTTGGAGTAAGACATACGGCATGCTGCAATGCGCAAATCGGTACGGTCGCATCGCTGATTCTGCCAGCAATGACCTCGGCTTCCGAATCGCCAGGACCGCGAGTGCGCCGTAAAGCCCGCGCTGAAAGGGGGCAGGCCCTGAGCAGTTCGGTTCTGTTCCGGTCCGGATGTTAATGAACGATGACTAGTTTCTGCGCATCCACCGGACCGGAATCATCGGACATTTTGAGGTAGTATACGCCACTGGGAAGATGTTCAATGTTAAATGAAGCCTGATTCAAATCGTTAGTAACCATCATTCTGCGTATAAGACGACCAGAGGGGCAAAACATTTCAATCATGCCATCTCTTGAGTTTGTTATCTCAAAATTAACTCGACCTGAACCCCATATTGGATTTGGCCAGCACCGAAGGGCCGAATCCTGCTGAGACATAACCATTTCATTTATTCCTGAGATATCAAAAATTAAGTCATCCGAGATTGGGCCATTATTTACTACTAAACCGGTGTGATTCGAGCCGTCTCTCCACGCAGTTCTAATTCGATAGGCGCACTGCATCCCGGGAGGAGATTCATCAGTATAACAGACACGGGCCGGGGGAAAACCGCACCCATCTTCCGGATACCAACATTTACCAATGTAAGTTCCTGCACCACCTCCCGCACCTTCTTCACAGTCCGGAATAAAGTCCCCAGGCCACCGATATACCCAATACTCGATCTGATCATAATCGATACCTGGGCCTTTCCACAATCCGCATGATATAATTGCAGAATTTCCATCAGAAACAACGCTGGGATTTAATGGAGCTGAAGGCACTGGCGTAGCATCTTGTCCATTCAATGGTATGCACGTTCCATAGCACGTTTGCATAGAAGGGTCGGTTTTAAGGCGGAAAGTATACTCTCTATCGTAAAATGCCGGAATTGGAACAGTATAGTGATCATTGTAAGCATACTGAGGGTCGTCAAGATTAATATACATTCTGTAATCATAAGGTCCCCAGCAGGTCGGCTTGTCATAGATGGCAAATCCCCAAAGATCTATGTCACCAACATCTAAAAGATCCCACTCTAGGATTACGGATTGATTGGCAGGGGTGCAGGTGAAATTGGCAATTGGATTGATTGGAGTCTCCATATCAACAGCCTCAAATGCATCCACAATTCCATTGGTTGCAGTATTGCAAAGATGATCATACATTTCGGAAGGCGTCATCGGGAAATCAGCCATATCTTGCACCATGGCCGCGACAGCTGCGACATGGGGGGCGGCCATTGAAGATGATTCGACGTAATAATACTCCCAGAAGGTCCAGTCTGTAGAATTGCATGCCCATAGGTTTGCTAGTGGCGCAAGAATATCTGCAGTGTCGACAGGATAAATGTGGTCTCCGTCCTGGTCTGATCCGCCAACTGAAAGAACAAGATCATCAGAACTCGATCGATCCCAGGATGCAGGGAAGGATTGAGCATAGTCCTCATAAATGCCACTATAATAATGACGACTTGGTGTGAAAAGAGGTATTTGGGCGCCCTGGACGAGTTGGGTGACGGCGGCCTTGAGATCCACAATTGAAGGGTAGTCGTTGGGATCTTCCCCAAGAGGGATTCCCGTGCCAACGCAATTAACAGCTACATCGCCTGCGGATAAACTAAGAGATGCTCTATAAAATGCTGATGTGATGGCTTCGATGCCTCCGCCTAATTCGATATTAATAGTGTAAAATTTCGCATCCGGCGCCGCACCGACCATTCCTATGCCATTATCGCTCGCGACGGCTATGGAAGTCACAATTGTCCCGTGATCACTTTGTGGATCACCGGTTTCTCCGCCATCAAAATTGTCCGCTAAATCTGGATGATCAATATGAACTGCCCTATCGATAATACCGATTCTCTGACCTGATCCTCTCGTAAGACACCAGGCGCGATTTGCACGAATCCCGTACGTGACGGAATCCTCAGGAGACATTAAATTCCATTGGTCGTCGTAATGCGGGTCACCGATTTCACCGTCACACACAAGAAACTCTTCCTCAGACAGAGTCACGCTGGCATCGATAATGGCGGGAAGGCGTGATAGAACCTGGGCGACTGCCTGTTCACAAAGGGCTGGGTCAAGATCGATTACGTAGCTACGAAAAAGTGAGCTATCAGGCATGATATCCCCATTGTCGGTGGAGATAGGTACAGGAATATCGCTTTCCCAAAATAGTGTCTTTCTAATTTTATAAACGCCAAGTTGTGCGAGTCTGGCCATTAAATCGTCATCTGATCCGGAAAGTTCTGGTAAAGTGCGATATTGCGCGCCTGGTGTATACTTCAGATGGCCAGGCCGCACATGAATGGAAACGCGCCCTTGAATAATTGCGGCGGCTGGCAATATTCCAGTCGAATCGTAAACAATCTCTAGATTCCGCTCTGTATCTTGGCTGCCAGAGCAATTAATACGAAGAACTGCGGCCTTTGGCGATGTATGTTTAGGAAAATCAAAGTTCCACAATGTCGTATATGTCTCAGAGTGAATTATACTAGTTGGTGAATACTCTTCACCATCAATGATAAGAGCCATGTTCTCAACGTGGCTATCGCCATTGCTGTTGCATACGAAACTCCAGCAACCAACCATAGTATCAATGACCTCTGGGAAAATGGTGAATGCTTCGGTTGGCGGATTGTCTCCTTCGCCTCCATCCTCA encodes:
- a CDS encoding formylglycine-generating enzyme family protein; amino-acid sequence: TTDPSEIFGTIAINLNPDSINALWTLTGPNNYEEDGNVDTLLSNMKIGDYTVTWGDITGWATPLSEMKSLVSDSMVTFSGDYIENSGVIFIVIDSAIDESYMPWTLTGPNNYSLDEIGDMTLGGLAFGDYTITWLPVLGWVEPASETKTLLPDSTLVFIGNYVEDTGVIFIDPSPDYIEAPWSLVGPNWYRNSSNGDTTLVDLEYGYYAIIWEELPGWISPPSENKTLVADSSLTFKGLYIQNIGTIIVDSSPDDIDAPWSLSGPHGYQEVSSGDQTFHELDTGEYTITWLEVDGWITPDQESETLDLVDTLVFSGNYIVDSGAVVVNPHPTWLNAQWVLNGPDDGVWSGEGAMTFPDMVSGDYIISWDDIGGWITPFRNTELTLIAGDTLTFEGIYIEEYPGPSPPPMIQVSAGSFIMGDGYSYCGEDEREVTLTRDFYLGQHEVTNQEYLEALQWAYDHGHVTVADSWVLDNLDWGSLPLLVIDGTNTEILFDGAGTFYLRESQSYEAQDAYPEGYDPSNHPVKLVSWYGAARYCDWLNLLEGLPRAYEHTGDWSCNGGDPYGVEGYRLPTDAEWEFAAQFDDGRIYPWGNEDPDCSQANYILVWPTTCVGWTAPVGSYPDAPGALGLSDMAGNVHEWCNDGHECMLGTNPEVDPLGPTGKINRVHRGGSWSKTYGMLQCANRYGRIADSASNDLGFRIARTASAP
- a CDS encoding S8 family serine peptidase, which gives rise to MTLPGDCSQLNPTAAADGTPQKWFVIAAFPDDVSDRLNTITFGLGQYDPEDLAMGSWGPCDIIGSPLEVATANWPDPGEGTAVSWAPDCLGGELVPVYWFLTYAYSNETIPLTEHPTHGGTFVDCSASPLSDEITDYGVMGFGVVGSNPCPGGLDGGEDGGEGDNPPTEAFTIFPEVIDTMVGCWSFVCNSNGDSHVENMALIIDGEEYSPTSIIHSETYTTLWNFDFPKHTSPKAAVLRINCSGSQDTERNLEIVYDSTGILPAAAIIQGRVSIHVRPGHLKYTPGAQYRTLPELSGSDDDLMARLAQLGVYKIRKTLFWESDIPVPISTDNGDIMPDSSLFRSYVIDLDPALCEQAVAQVLSRLPAIIDASVTLSEEEFLVCDGEIGDPHYDDQWNLMSPEDSVTYGIRANRAWCLTRGSGQRIGIIDRAVHIDHPDLADNFDGGETGDPQSDHGTIVTSIAVASDNGIGMVGAAPDAKFYTINIELGGGIEAITSAFYRASLSLSAGDVAVNCVGTGIPLGEDPNDYPSIVDLKAAVTQLVQGAQIPLFTPSRHYYSGIYEDYAQSFPASWDRSSSDDLVLSVGGSDQDGDHIYPVDTADILAPLANLWACNSTDWTFWEYYYVESSSMAAPHVAAVAAMVQDMADFPMTPSEMYDHLCNTATNGIVDAFEAVDMETPINPIANFTCTPANQSVILEWDLLDVGDIDLWGFAIYDKPTCWGPYDYRMYINLDDPQYAYNDHYTVPIPAFYDREYTFRLKTDPSMQTCYGTCIPLNGQDATPVPSAPLNPSVVSDGNSAIISCGLWKGPGIDYDQIEYWVYRWPGDFIPDCEEGAGGGAGTYIGKCWYPEDGCGFPPARVCYTDESPPGMQCAYRIRTAWRDGSNHTGLVVNNGPISDDLIFDISGINEMVMSQQDSALRCWPNPIWGSGRVNFEITNSRDGMIEMFCPSGRLIRRMMVTNDLNQASFNIEHLPSGVYYLKMSDDSGPVDAQKLVIVH